The DNA window GCCCCAGGCAGGCCGCCGTGACGCCAGGGGGACGGCCGGGATGCGCCGATGGAAATGGCCCAGGCCGAAGGGTAGGAAGGAGACAAACCGCCCTGCCCCCGGAGCGCCCCATGCCGTCGCGGCACCTCGTCGACCCCGAGCTGCATCCGTTCATCGAACAGTGGTCCGATCTCACCCCCACGCGCGAGACGCTGCCTGGCATGCGGCTCGAGCTGGCGCGCGGGTTGGAGAAGGGAGCGTCAGCCGCGCTGCCCAAGGATGTCGAGGTGTCCGAGCGCCGGGTGCCGGGTCCGCCGGGAGCGCCCGAGGTCCGGGTGCTCATGTACCGGCCCAAGCGGAAGTCTCCGGGTGCGTGGCCCGCGATGCTGCACATGCACCCTGGCGGCTACGTCATCGGCTCGCCCGAGATGAACGACGTGGGCAACCGGTGGCTCGCCAGCCGTGTCGGGTGCGTCATCGTCTCGGTGGACTACCGCCTGGCCCCCGAGACGCCCTTTCCAGGTCCCGTGGAGGACTGCTACGCCGTGCTGCGCTGGCTGCATGCGAACGCCGCGCAGTTGGGCGTGGACGCGAGCCGCATCGCCATTGGGGGCGAGAGCGCGGGGGGCGGACTCGCCGCGGCCCTGGGATTGATGGTCCGGGATCGAGGCGAGGTGCCCGTCATCTTCCAGGTGCTCATCTACCCGATGCTCGATGATCGCACGGCCACGGAAGTCGACCCTGCCCCCCACGTGGGGGAGTTCTTCTGGACGCGCGCGTCCAACCGCTTCGGCTGGGAATGCATGCTCGGCCAGAAGCCCGGAGGCGCGGACGTGTCTCCCTACGCGGCCCCCGCGCGCGCGGCCTCGCTCGCGGGGCTGCCTCCCGCCTTGGTGAGCGTGGGCGCACTCGATCTCTTCGTGGAAGAGAACCTGGAGTATGCACGCCGGCTCCTGGCAGCGGGCGTGCCCACCGAGCTGCACGTGTACCCACGGGCCGTCCATGCCTTCAACCTGGTCGAGCAGACCCAGGTCGCTCAGTCCTTCCTGCGCGACTACGAGCAGGCCCTGCGGCGCGCGTTCTACCCCTCGGGCGCGCCCCCGGACGCCAAGCCCACCGTGCCGCGCAAGCGGAGCAGATAGCGGCACTGGGTCCAGGCCCGCCGTCCCACTCCATGACCCAGGAGCAGGTGCTCGCCGTGAACGCTCCCCCTTGGCTCCCGTGACGCGTGCGTGTCTCAGGCTCAACACGCTGGAAAAGTGCCCGTGGGTTCCTTCCTGCAGGGCCTCTACCTTGGCGGGACCAAGAGCCTCGCTGGGAAGGGGGCTTGGAGGCGCACC is part of the Stigmatella aurantiaca genome and encodes:
- a CDS encoding alpha/beta hydrolase; translation: MPSRHLVDPELHPFIEQWSDLTPTRETLPGMRLELARGLEKGASAALPKDVEVSERRVPGPPGAPEVRVLMYRPKRKSPGAWPAMLHMHPGGYVIGSPEMNDVGNRWLASRVGCVIVSVDYRLAPETPFPGPVEDCYAVLRWLHANAAQLGVDASRIAIGGESAGGGLAAALGLMVRDRGEVPVIFQVLIYPMLDDRTATEVDPAPHVGEFFWTRASNRFGWECMLGQKPGGADVSPYAAPARAASLAGLPPALVSVGALDLFVEENLEYARRLLAAGVPTELHVYPRAVHAFNLVEQTQVAQSFLRDYEQALRRAFYPSGAPPDAKPTVPRKRSR